In Lycium ferocissimum isolate CSIRO_LF1 chromosome 11, AGI_CSIRO_Lferr_CH_V1, whole genome shotgun sequence, a single genomic region encodes these proteins:
- the LOC132037176 gene encoding beta-D-glucosyl crocetin beta-1,6-glucosyltransferase-like, with translation MNNFMDNGEPLRVLMFPWLGYGHISPFLELAKKLSKRNFTIYLCSTPVTLNSIKKKLSPEFSLSIQFVELHLQTLPNLPPCHHTTNGLPPHLMNTLKEAFDLASPDFTLILKTLKPDLLIYDFLQPWAPKAAAELKIPAVEFISSSSTMTAYMLHVFKKPGLKFPFSSIYYRDYEMARIEKQESSIPVEKLEEDKKRVRDCFYLSCDIVLIKSFKEIEGKYSDYITNLTGKKVVPLGPLVQEPTLDDGESELITWLNEKEKKSTILVSFGSEYFLSKEDLLEIAYGLENSMVNFIWPIRFQKGKDLELEEALPKGFFNRVGNRGKVFKGWAPQAKILEHPSIGGFVSHCGWSSVMESMKYGVPIISMPMHIDQPINSRLVEDVGIAVEVVRDSNGKLHREEVAAIINQVVLDKDGELVRQKAKDTKELLCSKGDEEIEEVAKELQKLCAKKTHSVI, from the coding sequence ATGAACAATTTCATGGATAATGGTGAACCTCTTCGTGTTTTGATGTTTCCATGGTTGGGTTATGGTCATATCTCTCCATTCTTAGAGTTAGCCAAAAAGCTCAGCAAAAGAAACTTcactatttacttgtgttctaCGCCAGTAACCCTGAACTCTATCAAGAAAAAGCTTAGCCCGGAGTTTTCACTATCGATCCAATTCGTGGAACTTCATCTCCAAACTTTACCTAATCTTCCGCCTTGTCACCACACCACCAATGGCCTCCCACCACATCTCATGAACACTCTCAAAGAAGCTTTTGACTTAGCTAGCCCTGATTTTACCCTAATCTTGAAAACCCTAAAACCCGATTTATTGATTTATGATTTTCTCCAACCATGGGCTCCAAAGGCTGCTGCTGAATTAAAAATCCCTGCTGTTGAATTTATTAGTAGCAGCTCCACTATGACCGCTTATATGTTGCATGTGTTCAAGAAGCCAGGTTTAAAATTCCCCTTCTCATCTATTTATTATCGCGATTATGAGATGGCTCGTATTGAGAAACAAGAATCATCTATCCCGGTGGAAAAGCTTGAGGAAGATAAGAAGCGAGTTAGAGATTGTTTCTACCTATCTTGTGATATTGTTTTGATAAAAAGTTTTAAGGAGATTGAGGGTAAGTATAGTGATTATATCACTAATTTAACTGGGAAAAAAGTTGTCCCTCTTGGTCCTTTAGTTCAAGAACCTACCCTTGATGATGGAGAATCAGAGTTAATAACATGGttgaatgaaaaagagaagaaatccACAATTTTGGTGTCTTTTGGAAGTGAATATTTTTTGTCCAAGGAAGATTTGTTAGAGATTGCTTATGGGTTGGAAAATAGTATGGTCAATTTTATATGGCCTATAAGGTTCCAAAAAGGGAAAGATCTTGAACTTGAAGAGGCATTGCCTAAAGGCTTTTTCAATAGGGTAGGGAATAGGGGAAAAGTTTTTAAAGGATGGGCACCACAAGCAAAAATCTTGGAGCATCCGAGTATTGGTGGATTCGTGAGTCATTGTGGATGGAGTTCTGTAATGGaaagcatgaaatatggggTTCCGATTATCTCGATGCCTATGCATATTGATCAACCAATTAATTCTAGGCTTGTTGAAGATGTTGGCATTGCTGTGGAAGTTGTGAGGGATAGTAATGGAAAGCTTCATAGAGAGGAAGTTGCGGCCATAATCAATCAAGTGGTGCTTGACAAGGATGGTGAACTTGTAAGGCAAAAGGCAAAGGATACGAAGGAGCTGCTTTGTTCCAAAGGAGATGAAGAGATTGAAGAAGTTGCCAAGGAGCTGCAAAAGCTTTGTGCTAAGAAAACTCACAGTGTCATCTAA
- the LOC132037504 gene encoding oleosin L isoform X2 has protein sequence MAENRQVMDVNPQQIIPRSWIWTTIAGITIEGPILGLMGFSFLSSLILLVITSPLLIIFSPLLIGAACVFLVAMAGFGVAGITAVFGLSSFVVVYRSLIKDRKIGQIYSDDKMIQPAETDEEEEEQQDDTEVPGTTDRIEPDEAVKEKQQGVITEPVAVDRMVELFESLKDDTPAVTIINVVDESEDMPSSGGYLQQNVHRQIPVQEV, from the exons ATGGCTGAAAACAGGCAAGTGATGGACGTAAATCCACAACAAATCATCCCAAGGTCGTGGATTTGGACAACAATTGCTGGAATTACAATTGAAGGACCAATTTTGGGACTTATGGGTTTCAGTTTCTTGAGTTCTTTGATACTTCTGGTGATAACTTCTCCGTTACTCATAATATTTAGTCCTCTGTTAATTGGTGCTGCATGTGTATTTTTAGTAGCCATGGCAGGGTTTGGGGTGGCTGGAATTACGGCTGTTTTTGGATTGTCTTCGTTTGTTGTGGTGTATCGTTCACTAATTAAAGATAGAAAAATTGGCCAAATATATAGCGATGATAAAATGATACAACCGGCGGAGACGgacgaggaggaggaggagcagCAGGACGACACCGAAGTGCCAG GTACCACGGATAGAATTGAGCCAGATGAGGCTGTAAAGGAGAAGCAACAAGGTGTTATTACTGAGCCAGTTGCAGTGGATAGAATGGTTGAGCTCTTTGAATCTTTAAAAGATGACACCCCTGCTGTCACAATAATTAATGTGGTTGATGAGTCGGAGGATATGCCTAGCTCTGGTGGCTATTTGCAGCAAAATGTTCACCGACAGATCCCAGTACAAGAGGTTTAA
- the LOC132037504 gene encoding uncharacterized protein LOC132037504 isoform X1, with protein sequence MAENRQVMDVNPQQIIPRSWIWTTIAGITIEGPILGLMGFSFLSSLILLVITSPLLIIFSPLLIGAACVFLVAMAGFGVAGITAVFGLSSFVVVYRSLIKDRKIGQIYSDDKMIQPAETDEEEEEQQDDTEVPVIFHTGTTDRIEPDEAVKEKQQGVITEPVAVDRMVELFESLKDDTPAVTIINVVDESEDMPSSGGYLQQNVHRQIPVQEV encoded by the exons ATGGCTGAAAACAGGCAAGTGATGGACGTAAATCCACAACAAATCATCCCAAGGTCGTGGATTTGGACAACAATTGCTGGAATTACAATTGAAGGACCAATTTTGGGACTTATGGGTTTCAGTTTCTTGAGTTCTTTGATACTTCTGGTGATAACTTCTCCGTTACTCATAATATTTAGTCCTCTGTTAATTGGTGCTGCATGTGTATTTTTAGTAGCCATGGCAGGGTTTGGGGTGGCTGGAATTACGGCTGTTTTTGGATTGTCTTCGTTTGTTGTGGTGTATCGTTCACTAATTAAAGATAGAAAAATTGGCCAAATATATAGCGATGATAAAATGATACAACCGGCGGAGACGgacgaggaggaggaggagcagCAGGACGACACCGAAGTGCCAG TAATTTTCCACACAGGTACCACGGATAGAATTGAGCCAGATGAGGCTGTAAAGGAGAAGCAACAAGGTGTTATTACTGAGCCAGTTGCAGTGGATAGAATGGTTGAGCTCTTTGAATCTTTAAAAGATGACACCCCTGCTGTCACAATAATTAATGTGGTTGATGAGTCGGAGGATATGCCTAGCTCTGGTGGCTATTTGCAGCAAAATGTTCACCGACAGATCCCAGTACAAGAGGTTTAA
- the LOC132035889 gene encoding probable galactinol--sucrose galactosyltransferase 1: protein MTVGAGICVAERKLNVLGQSILTDVHENIIVTQPNGEAFTNGAFLGVNSDRIGSHRVFPIGKLQGLRFMCGFRFKLWWMTQRMGTSGQDIPFETQFLIVERNDGSNFDQDNQENSAFYVVFLPILEGDFRAVLQGNSNDELEICLESGDPAVQDFEGSHLVFVAAGPDPFDVITSAVKTVERHLQTFCHRDRKKMPDMLNWFGWCTWDAFYTTVTSEGVKQGLESLEKGGIPPKFVLIDDGWQSVGMDPNGIESIADNHANFANRLTHIKENHKFQKDGKEGHRVNDPAMGLRHVVTNVKDQHNLKYVYVWHALAGYWGGVRPGVPEMEHYESKLSFPVSSPGAESQEPDDALDSLTKNGLGLVNPEKVYNFYNELHSYLTSAGIDGVKVDVQNILETLGAGHGGRVKLARKYHQALEASIARNFPDNGIISCMSHSNDSLFSAKRSAVIRASDDFWPRDPASHTIHIASVAYNTIFLGEFMQPDWDMFHSVHPMAEYHGAARAVGGCAIYVSDKPGQHDFNLLKKLVLPDGSILRAKLPGRPTRDCLFSDPARDGISLLKIWNLNDCTGVVGVFNCQGAGWCKVGKKNLIHDYLPGTITGIVRANDVNYLPRIAHDGWTGDAILYSHLHRELVCLPKNASIPVTLKAREYEVFTVVPINEMSTGARFAPIGLLNMFNSGGAIKELKYETERSGLISMKVRGCGMFGAYSSMKPKRIHLDDEEVQFDYDESSGLVTLNLRVPDGELYLWDVTVEV from the exons ATGACAGTGGGAGCAGGAATTTGTGTAGCTGAAAGGAAGCTGAATGTGTTGGGACAAAGCATTCTGACAGATGTTCATGAAAACATTATTGTTACTCAGCCAAATGGTGAAGCTTTCACTAATGGGGCATTCCTTGGTGTTAACTCAGACAGAATTGGTAGTCACAGGGTCTTCCCTATTGGCAAACTCCA AGGATTGAGATTTATGTGTGGTTTTCGATTCAAGTTATGGTGGATGACACAAAGGATGGGCACATCCGGCCAGGATATACCATTTGAGACCCAATTTTTGATTGTGGAACGAAATGATGGTTCAAATTTTGATCAAGACAACCAGGAAAATTCAGCATTTTATGTTGTTTTCTTGCCTATTCTGGAGGGAGATTTTAGGGCTGTTCTTCAAGGGAATTCAAACGACGAGTTAGAGATATGCCTGGAAAGTG GAGATCCTGCTGTGCAAGATTTTGAAGGAAGCCATTTGGTTTTCGTAGCTGCTGGACCGGACCCTTTTGATGTCATAACTAGTGCAGTCAA GACAGTGGAGAGGCATTTACAAACATTTTGTCACCGTGATAGAAAGAAG ATGCCAGACATGCTGAACTGGTTTGGATGGTGCACGTGGGATGCTTTCTACACTACCGTTACTTCAGAGGGAGTGAAGCAGGGTTTAGAGAG TTTGGAGAAAGGAGGTATTCCCCCAAAATTTGTACTCATTGATGATGGATGGCAATCAGTCGGTATGGATCCCAATGGCATTGAATCCATTGCTGATAACCATgcaaa CTTCGCAAACAGGCTAACTCATATCAAAGAgaaccataagtttcaaaaagaTGGAAAGGAAGGTCATAGGGTTAATGATCCTGCAATGGGACTTCGACATGTTGTTACCAATGTCAAAGACCAACACAATTTAAA gtatgtgtatgtgtggcATGCACTTGCTGGTTACTGGGGCGGTGTGAGACCTGGTGTCCCTGAGATGGAACACTATGAATCCAAGTTATCTTTCCCGGTTTCATCTCCTGGGGCTGAGTCACAAGAACCTGATGATGCTTTGGATAGCTTGACAAAGAACGGTCTTGGTCTAGTGAACCCTGAGAAAGTCTATAATTTCTATAATGAACTGCATTCATACCTCACTTCTGCGGGCATAGATGGAGTTAAAGTAGATGTTCAGAACATCCTTGAAACACTTGGAGCTGGTCATGGTGGAAGAGTAAAACTCGCAAGAAAGTATCATCAAGCATTAGAGGCATCTATTGCTCGAAACTTTCCTGATAATGGAATTATTTCATGCATGAGCCATAGTAATGATAGTTTGTTCAG TGCAAAGCGTTCAGCTGTTATTAGAGCATCGGATGATTTTTGGCCACGAGATCCTGCATCACACACAATTCACATAGCATCAGTGGCGTACAACACCATTTTCCTTGGGGAATTCATGCAGCCTGATTGGGATATGTTTCAT AGTGTGCACCCGATGGCTGAATACCATGGAGCAGCACGGGCTGTTGGAGGCTGCGCTATTTATGTCAG TGACAAGCCTGGACAGCACGACTTTAATCTTTTAAAGAAGCTTGTACTTCCAGATGGTTCCATATTACGCGCCAAACTTCCAGGAAGGCCAACTAGAGACTGCTTGTTTTCTGATCCAGCAAGAGATGGGATAAG TCTTTTGAAGATTTGGAATCTAAATGATTGCACCGGAGTAGTCGGTGTATTCAACTGCCAAGGAGCTGGCTGGTGTAAGGTCGGGAAGAAGAATCTAATCCACGATTATCTACCAGGGACGATAACTGGGATTGTTCGCgctaatgatgttaattacTTACCAAGGATTGCTCATGATGGGTGGACTGGAGATGCCATTCTCTATTCTCATCTTCATA GGGAATTGGTCTGTCTTCCTAAAAATGCAAGCATTCCAGTTACTCTGAAGGCGAGAGAATATGAAGTCTTTACAGTGGTTCCAATCAACGAAATGTCCACAGGAGCAAGATTTGCTCCGATTGGTCTATTGAATATGTTCAATTCAGGAGGAGCAATCAAAGAGTTGAAGTATGAAACAGAGAGAAGTGGACTAATCTCCATGAAGGTTCGCGGATGTGGCATGTTTGGAGCTTATTCATCTATGAAGCCTAAACGAATACACTTGGACGATGAAGAAGTACAATTTGATTACGACGAATCCTCTGGATTAGTCACCCTTAATCTTAGAGTTCCTGACGGAGAGTTATACCTTTGGGATGTAACGGTTGAAGTGTGA
- the LOC132035975 gene encoding chaperone protein dnaJ 11, chloroplastic-like, producing the protein MIQSLTLPAGTSFPFSLHNPSTSTAGSRHVTFLRRPNRRSSVNAAAVAEAPPALERRTPASLYDVLNVKQNASAKDIKAAYRNLAKQYHPDTASSRPDPTRNFIEIHEAYATLSDPVSRDLYDLKLNVSSRRPGFGINGSEFCPTRRWETDQCW; encoded by the coding sequence ATGAtccaatcactaactctacctGCCGGAACCTCCTTCCCTTTTTCCCTTCACAACCCTTCTACTTCCACCGCCGGCAGCCGCCACGTCACATTTCTCCGACGGCCTAACCGGAGATCATCTGTAAACGCCGCCGCCGTTGCGGAGGCTCCGCCGGCGTTGGAGAGGAGAACTCCGGCGAGTCTTTATGATGTGCTAAATGTAAAACAAAATGCGTCAGCTAAGGATATTAAGGCGGCTTACCGGAATTTAGCTAAACAATACCATCCCGACACCGCATCTtcacgacccgacccgacccggaATTTCATTGAGATTCACGAAGCTTATGCGACGCTATCTGATCCTGTGTCTAGGGATCTCTATGACCTCAAATTAAACGTGAGCTCTCGCCGACCAGGTTTTGGGATTAATGGGTCGGAGTTTTGCCCGACCCGAAGATGGGAAACGGATCAGTGTTGGTGA